GAATAAAGGAAATATCGGTCGTTGGGCATCACACGCCGAAGGGTATTATGTTTTCCCTAAATTGGAGGGAGAATTAGGACCAAGAATGCAATTTCAAGGAAAAGAAATCCTAAATTGGAGTATCAACGATTATTTAGGTTTGGCAAATCACCCTGAAATTCGTAAAGTTGATGCCGAAGCTGCCGCTGAGTACGGAGCTGCTTACCCAATGGGAGCCAGAATGATGAGTGGACATACGTCAATGCACGAAGAATTAGAAAGAAACTTAGCTGAATTTACGCATAAACAAGCGGCTTACTTGCTTAACTTCGGTTATCAGGGAATGGTTTCTATCATCGATGCGTTGGTAACGAAAAACGATGTGATTGTGTACGATGTGGATTCGCACGGTTGTATTATTGATGGGGTTCGTCTTCACTTTGGAAAACGATTTACTTACAAACATAATGACGTAGAGAGTTTTGCTAAAAATATCGAGCGTGCCAAAAAATTGGCAGACACTACAGGTGGCGGTATTTTGGTAATTACCGAAGGCGTTTTTGGAATGCGCGGACAACAAGGAAAACTTAAAGAAATCCTTTCATACAAAGAGAAATATGGTTTCCGTATTTTGGTAGATGACGCTCACGGCTTCGGAACGCTCGGAAAAACAGGAGCAGGAGCAGGTGAAGAGCAAGGCGTTCAAGACCAAATCGATTTGTATTTCTCTACTTTTGCCAAGTCAATGGCAGGAATTGGGGCTTTTGTTTCGGGAGATAAAGAAATTATCGACTATTTGAAGTACAATTTGCGTTCGCAGATGTTTGCCAAAGCCTTGCCGATGATTTACGTAAAAGGGGCTT
This genomic window from Capnocytophaga canimorsus contains:
- a CDS encoding aminotransferase class I/II-fold pyridoxal phosphate-dependent enzyme — its product is MRDLFEHIKENKGNIGRWASHAEGYYVFPKLEGELGPRMQFQGKEILNWSINDYLGLANHPEIRKVDAEAAAEYGAAYPMGARMMSGHTSMHEELERNLAEFTHKQAAYLLNFGYQGMVSIIDALVTKNDVIVYDVDSHGCIIDGVRLHFGKRFTYKHNDVESFAKNIERAKKLADTTGGGILVITEGVFGMRGQQGKLKEILSYKEKYGFRILVDDAHGFGTLGKTGAGAGEEQGVQDQIDLYFSTFAKSMAGIGAFVSGDKEIIDYLKYNLRSQMFAKALPMIYVKGALKRLEMLRTMPELKQKLWDNVNALQNGLKSRGFNIGDTNTCVTPVFLEGSIPEAMAMVNDLRENYRIFLSIVVYPVIPKGMILLRMIPTASHTMKDIEETLNAFSAIREKLENGVYREQNAALAEQMGHM